In one Streptomyces sp. NBC_01241 genomic region, the following are encoded:
- a CDS encoding type 1 glutamine amidotransferase translates to MSNNGLRLVWVYPDLLSTYGDQGNALVVERRARQRGLEVQRVDVRSDQPVPTSGDIYLIGGGEDRPQRLAAERLRRDGGLSRAASNGAIIFSVCAGYQILGHEFINDLGEREAGLGLLDVVSTRGEGARCVGDVLADIDPRLGLPPLTGFENHQGITHLGPTARPFARVQFGRGNGTGDGTEGAYNDTVFGTYMHGPVMARNPLIADLLLKLALDVNALPPTDDRWYEALRAERIASATQPA, encoded by the coding sequence ATGAGCAACAACGGTCTGCGTCTGGTCTGGGTCTATCCCGACCTCCTCAGCACCTACGGCGACCAGGGCAACGCGCTCGTGGTGGAGCGCCGGGCCCGGCAGCGCGGTCTCGAGGTGCAGCGCGTCGACGTCCGCAGCGACCAGCCGGTCCCGACGTCCGGTGACATCTATCTGATCGGCGGCGGTGAGGACCGGCCGCAGCGGCTCGCCGCGGAGCGGCTGCGCCGCGACGGCGGGCTCAGCCGGGCCGCGTCCAACGGCGCGATCATCTTCTCGGTCTGCGCCGGGTACCAGATCCTCGGCCATGAGTTCATCAACGACCTCGGTGAGCGCGAGGCCGGTCTCGGGCTGCTCGACGTGGTCTCCACCCGCGGCGAGGGGGCCCGGTGCGTCGGAGACGTACTGGCCGACATCGACCCGCGCCTCGGCCTGCCGCCGCTGACCGGTTTCGAGAACCACCAGGGCATCACCCATCTCGGCCCGACGGCACGGCCGTTCGCCCGGGTGCAGTTCGGCCGGGGCAACGGCACCGGCGACGGCACGGAGGGCGCGTACAACGACACCGTCTTCGGTACATACATGCACGGCCCCGTCATGGCACGCAACCCGCTGATCGCGGATCTGCTGCTGAAGCTGGCCCTCGATGTCAACGCCCTGCCGCCGACGGACGACCGCTGGTACGAGGCGCTGCGCGCCGAGCGCATCGCCTCGGCGACCCAGCCCGCCTGA
- a CDS encoding Mur ligase family protein, whose amino-acid sequence MAGNTEPLSPRAKLAVTAGKAAAAVSRAAGRGSGSVIGGRVALKLDPDLLGRLAQHLDVILVSATNGKTTTTRLIAEALRAAGPVVSNALGANMPAGITSALAGGSDSKYGVIEVDEKYLAGVARDTTPKVIALLNLSRDQLDRAAETRMLAEKWREGLSGSKAVIVANADDPLIVWAASSSPNVVWVAAGQAWKDDAWSCPSCGGVMQRPGDDWFCGECGFRRPAPSWVLHGDYVLDPHGSAWPIHLQLPGRANKANATSSAAVAAVFGVPPQVALERMYQVQAVAGRYDVVGFLGRELRLLLAKNPAGWLETFSLIDPPPTPVILSVNARGADGTDTSWLWDVDYTQLAGHPIFVLGDRKLDLAVRLEVAGLDFRVCENLDEAVQQAPPGRIEVIANYTAFQDLRRRVGN is encoded by the coding sequence ATGGCAGGCAACACGGAGCCGCTGTCGCCGCGGGCCAAGCTGGCCGTGACGGCGGGTAAGGCCGCGGCGGCGGTGTCGCGCGCTGCGGGGCGCGGCAGCGGATCGGTGATCGGCGGCCGGGTGGCGCTCAAGCTCGACCCCGACCTGCTGGGGCGGCTGGCGCAGCACCTGGACGTGATCCTCGTGTCGGCGACGAACGGCAAGACGACGACGACCCGGCTGATCGCCGAGGCGCTGCGGGCCGCGGGCCCGGTCGTGTCGAACGCTCTCGGCGCGAACATGCCGGCGGGCATCACCTCGGCACTGGCGGGCGGTTCGGACTCGAAGTACGGCGTCATAGAGGTCGACGAGAAGTACCTCGCCGGGGTCGCGCGCGATACGACGCCCAAGGTGATCGCACTCCTCAATCTCTCCCGCGACCAGCTGGACCGCGCCGCGGAGACCCGGATGCTCGCGGAGAAGTGGCGTGAGGGGCTGTCCGGTTCGAAGGCCGTGATCGTCGCGAACGCCGACGACCCGCTGATCGTCTGGGCGGCGTCCTCGTCCCCCAATGTGGTGTGGGTCGCGGCCGGCCAGGCGTGGAAGGACGACGCCTGGTCCTGCCCGTCCTGCGGCGGTGTGATGCAGCGCCCGGGCGACGACTGGTTCTGCGGCGAGTGCGGTTTCCGCCGCCCCGCGCCGAGCTGGGTGCTGCACGGCGACTACGTCCTGGACCCGCACGGTTCGGCGTGGCCGATCCACCTCCAGCTGCCCGGCCGCGCCAACAAGGCCAACGCCACCAGCTCCGCCGCCGTGGCCGCCGTCTTCGGTGTGCCGCCGCAGGTCGCGCTGGAGCGCATGTACCAGGTGCAGGCCGTCGCGGGCCGCTACGACGTGGTCGGCTTCCTCGGCCGCGAGCTGCGGCTGCTGCTGGCGAAGAATCCCGCGGGCTGGCTGGAGACGTTCTCCCTGATCGACCCGCCGCCCACCCCGGTGATCCTCTCCGTCAACGCCCGGGGCGCGGACGGCACGGACACCTCCTGGCTGTGGGACGTCGACTACACCCAGCTCGCCGGTCACCCGATCTTCGTGCTCGGCGACCGCAAGCTGGACCTCGCGGTCCGTCTCGAAGTGGCCGGTCTCGACTTCCGGGTCTGCGAGAACCTCGACGAGGCCGTGCAGCAGGCCCCGCCCGGCCGCATCGAGGTCATCGCCAACTACACCGCCTTCCAGGATCTGCGCCGTCGTGTCGGCAACTGA
- a CDS encoding acyl-CoA dehydrogenase family protein: MAEFTLELNDDQKQVRDWLHGFAADVIRPAASEWDEREETPWPVIQEAAKVGIYSLDFYAQQFFDPTGLGIPMAMEELFWGDAGIALSIVGTGLAAVGVLANGTEEQIGTWIPQMYGDADDVKVAAFCSSEPDAGSDVASMRTRAVYDQAKDEWVLNGTKTWATNGGIAGVHVVVAVVDPELGSKGHASFIVPPDTPGLSQGQKFKKHGIRASHTAEVVLEDVRVPGHCLLGGKEKLDRRLARARERAASGGERVKNAAMATFEASRPAVGAMAVGTARAAYEVALEYAKTRTQFGRPIIDNQGVAFQLADMRTQIDAARLLVWRASWMAATGKPFTSAEGSMSKLYASETAKKVTAQAVQILGGNGFTREYPVERMHRDAAIYTIFEGTSEIQRLVIARTLSGMPIR, from the coding sequence ATGGCGGAGTTCACGCTCGAACTCAACGACGACCAGAAGCAGGTGCGTGACTGGCTTCACGGCTTCGCCGCGGACGTGATCCGTCCGGCGGCTTCCGAGTGGGACGAGCGCGAGGAAACGCCCTGGCCCGTCATTCAGGAGGCGGCCAAGGTCGGCATCTACTCCCTCGACTTCTATGCCCAGCAGTTCTTCGACCCGACGGGCCTCGGCATCCCGATGGCGATGGAGGAGCTCTTCTGGGGGGACGCGGGCATAGCCCTCTCGATCGTCGGTACGGGCCTGGCGGCCGTGGGCGTCCTCGCCAACGGCACCGAGGAGCAGATCGGCACCTGGATCCCGCAGATGTACGGCGACGCCGACGACGTCAAGGTCGCGGCCTTCTGCTCCTCCGAGCCGGACGCGGGTTCCGACGTCGCCTCGATGCGCACCCGCGCGGTGTACGACCAGGCCAAGGACGAGTGGGTGCTGAACGGCACCAAGACCTGGGCGACCAACGGCGGCATCGCGGGCGTCCATGTCGTCGTCGCCGTGGTCGACCCGGAGCTCGGTTCCAAGGGGCACGCCTCGTTCATCGTGCCGCCGGACACCCCCGGCCTCTCCCAGGGCCAGAAGTTCAAGAAGCACGGCATCCGTGCCTCGCACACCGCCGAGGTCGTGCTGGAGGACGTCCGCGTCCCCGGCCACTGCCTGCTCGGCGGCAAGGAGAAGCTCGACCGGCGCCTGGCCCGGGCCCGTGAGCGCGCCGCGTCCGGCGGGGAGCGGGTGAAGAACGCGGCGATGGCCACCTTCGAGGCCTCCCGCCCCGCGGTCGGCGCCATGGCGGTCGGCACCGCCCGTGCCGCGTACGAGGTCGCGCTGGAGTACGCGAAGACCCGCACCCAGTTCGGCCGGCCGATCATCGACAACCAGGGTGTCGCCTTCCAGCTCGCCGACATGCGTACGCAGATCGACGCGGCCCGGCTGCTGGTCTGGCGCGCTTCCTGGATGGCGGCCACCGGCAAGCCGTTCACCTCGGCCGAGGGCTCCATGTCCAAGCTGTACGCGAGCGAGACGGCGAAGAAGGTCACCGCGCAGGCCGTCCAGATCCTCGGCGGCAACGGCTTCACCCGTGAGTACCCGGTGGAGCGGATGCACCGGGACGCGGCGATCTACACGATCTTCGAGGGCACGAGCGAGATCCAGCGCCTGGTGATCGCCCGCACCCTCTCGGGCATGCCGATCCGCTAG
- a CDS encoding SSI family serine proteinase inhibitor, whose translation MRLSTAFAAAALFTLTAAVPAAAARSDDPVPDRGLFLTVSGSENTWIRGLALFCPPAPDAHHPEAAAACAAMDAAAGDPDNLPGDPHPCSQEYDPVAATVTGTWDGRSVSWQKTFLNVCVMDAATGPVFRF comes from the coding sequence ATGCGCCTGAGCACCGCTTTCGCCGCCGCCGCCCTGTTCACCCTCACCGCCGCGGTGCCCGCCGCGGCGGCCCGGTCCGACGACCCGGTGCCGGACCGCGGGCTCTTCCTCACCGTCTCCGGGAGCGAGAACACCTGGATCCGTGGCCTCGCACTGTTCTGCCCACCCGCCCCGGACGCCCACCACCCCGAGGCGGCCGCCGCCTGTGCGGCGATGGACGCGGCGGCAGGAGATCCGGACAACCTGCCCGGCGACCCGCACCCGTGCAGCCAGGAGTACGACCCGGTGGCGGCCACCGTCACCGGCACGTGGGACGGGCGCTCCGTCTCCTGGCAGAAGACGTTCCTCAACGTCTGTGTGATGGACGCGGCCACCGGACCGGTCTTCCGCTTCTGA
- a CDS encoding COG4315 family predicted lipoprotein: MGNHARTAAALIAVGLCAAAVGGCSNSGGTKSTASTSAAVSTPAASGSSSPAAPASPSETASATATVAAASSPLGTILVDGKGRTLYLWVADTTSKSNCSGECAKEWPPLTVSGEPVAGKGVKAGLLGTTERGDGSREVTYNGHPLYYFAGDRKAGETNGQGVNDSGAKWYVLDTSGNKVLGTAKSGTPQAGSLGDGH; encoded by the coding sequence ATGGGGAACCATGCGAGGACAGCCGCGGCCCTGATCGCTGTGGGGCTGTGCGCCGCCGCTGTCGGCGGCTGTTCGAACAGCGGCGGTACGAAGTCGACGGCATCGACATCCGCAGCGGTGAGCACCCCGGCGGCATCCGGGAGCTCCTCCCCCGCGGCCCCGGCCTCCCCGTCGGAAACGGCTTCCGCCACGGCAACCGTGGCCGCCGCGTCAAGCCCGCTCGGGACCATCCTGGTCGACGGCAAGGGCCGGACCCTCTACCTCTGGGTCGCCGACACCACGTCCAAGTCGAACTGCTCCGGAGAATGCGCCAAGGAGTGGCCGCCGCTGACGGTCAGCGGTGAGCCGGTCGCCGGCAAGGGCGTGAAGGCCGGTCTGCTGGGTACGACGGAGCGCGGCGACGGCAGCAGGGAAGTCACGTACAACGGACACCCGCTGTACTACTTCGCCGGCGACAGAAAGGCCGGAGAAACCAACGGCCAAGGGGTGAACGATTCCGGCGCCAAGTGGTACGTACTCGATACGTCCGGCAACAAGGTCCTGGGCACAGCCAAGTCCGGCACGCCGCAAGCAGGCTCGCTCGGTGACGGTCACTGA
- a CDS encoding GNAT family N-acetyltransferase — protein sequence MIGTVAVSGPELVTYADELAALLVETVNGGSSVGFLAPLDRGAAADWWRKRAGAVDAGDLQVWIARDAERVAGTIGLVRSPLPNARHRAEIAKLMVRPSCRGQGLGRSLLAAAERSAAEAGITLLVLDTESDSPAERLYRSAGWTECGSIPEYAADPAGTLKPTTLYYKAISAAPESSDRAVSPSTSS from the coding sequence ATGATCGGGACCGTTGCGGTCTCCGGACCCGAACTGGTCACCTACGCCGATGAGTTGGCCGCGCTCCTGGTGGAGACCGTGAACGGCGGATCGTCGGTGGGTTTCCTCGCTCCGCTGGACCGCGGCGCGGCTGCCGACTGGTGGCGGAAGAGAGCCGGCGCCGTCGACGCCGGAGACCTCCAGGTCTGGATCGCCCGGGACGCGGAACGGGTGGCCGGGACCATCGGCCTGGTCCGGTCTCCGCTGCCGAATGCCCGTCACCGCGCGGAGATCGCCAAGCTGATGGTCCGTCCGTCGTGCCGCGGCCAGGGGCTCGGGCGGTCGCTGCTGGCCGCCGCCGAGCGGTCGGCCGCCGAGGCGGGGATCACGCTGCTGGTGCTGGACACCGAGAGCGACAGCCCCGCCGAACGGCTCTACCGTTCGGCGGGCTGGACGGAGTGCGGCTCGATTCCGGAGTACGCCGCCGACCCGGCCGGGACCCTGAAACCGACGACGCTCTACTACAAGGCGATCAGCGCCGCGCCGGAGTCGTCGGATCGGGCGGTGAGCCCGTCCACGTCCTCGTAG
- a CDS encoding cytochrome c oxidase assembly protein produces MDHSGHGMNMDLPPFTLGRGLQFSADPFFLIGCVLAIGLYGYAVLRLRRRGDTWPASRIVFFVVGVLSIALVMCTKLNDYGMVMFSVHMVQHMVISMLSPILLLLGAPVTLALRALPVAGRGRTGPRELLLMLLHSRYMRIITHPVFTIPLFIASLYALYFTPLFDFLMGSKTGHIAMMVHFLAVGLVFFWPIMGVDPGPHRPGYVMRMLELFAGMPFHAFFGIALMMATTPMVETYKNPPASLGIDALSDQNWAGGIAWAFSEIPSVLVLIALVFQWYRSEQRTAKRSDRAADRDGDQELQAYNAYLASLQARGQ; encoded by the coding sequence ATGGATCACAGCGGGCACGGCATGAACATGGATCTGCCGCCGTTCACGCTGGGACGTGGGCTTCAGTTCTCCGCGGACCCGTTCTTCCTCATCGGCTGTGTTCTCGCCATCGGCCTGTACGGGTACGCCGTGCTGCGACTGCGCCGACGCGGGGACACCTGGCCGGCCAGCCGTATCGTCTTCTTCGTCGTGGGCGTGCTGTCCATCGCCCTGGTGATGTGCACGAAGCTGAACGACTACGGCATGGTCATGTTCAGCGTGCACATGGTGCAGCACATGGTGATCAGCATGCTGTCGCCGATCCTGCTGCTGCTGGGCGCTCCGGTGACCCTGGCGCTGCGCGCGCTCCCGGTCGCGGGACGTGGCCGCACCGGCCCGCGCGAGCTGCTCCTCATGCTGCTGCACAGCCGCTACATGAGGATCATCACGCACCCGGTCTTCACGATTCCGCTCTTCATCGCCAGCCTGTACGCGCTGTACTTCACCCCGCTCTTCGACTTCCTGATGGGTTCGAAGACCGGGCACATCGCGATGATGGTGCACTTCCTCGCCGTGGGTCTGGTGTTCTTCTGGCCGATCATGGGCGTCGACCCGGGGCCGCACCGGCCCGGCTATGTGATGCGGATGCTGGAACTGTTCGCGGGGATGCCGTTCCACGCGTTCTTCGGTATCGCGCTGATGATGGCGACGACGCCGATGGTGGAGACGTACAAGAATCCGCCGGCCTCGCTCGGCATCGACGCGCTGAGCGACCAGAACTGGGCGGGCGGTATCGCCTGGGCCTTCAGCGAGATCCCGTCGGTGCTGGTGCTGATCGCGCTGGTCTTCCAGTGGTACCGCTCCGAGCAGCGGACGGCGAAGCGCTCGGACCGGGCGGCGGACCGGGACGGGGACCAGGAGCTGCAGGCGTACAACGCCTATCTCGCCTCGTTGCAGGCGCGCGGGCAGTAG
- the def gene encoding peptide deformylase, whose product MRNRPIPGSSGLIRAMSLLGDPVLHGACEPVTDFGPSLARLVEDMYATMYAAQGVGLAANQVGVPLRVFVYDCPDDDDVRHLGHLVNPKLVEADGITVRGPEGCLSLPGIEAGTPRFDRAVVEGVTVEGEPVRVTGTGFFARCLQHECDHLEGTVYTDRLTGLRRSRALRAARRAPWARGG is encoded by the coding sequence ATGCGAAACCGCCCGATCCCCGGCAGTTCCGGACTGATTCGTGCCATGAGTCTGCTCGGCGATCCGGTGCTGCACGGCGCCTGCGAGCCCGTGACGGACTTCGGCCCCTCGCTCGCCCGCCTCGTCGAGGACATGTACGCCACCATGTACGCGGCCCAGGGCGTCGGGCTCGCGGCCAATCAGGTCGGTGTTCCGCTGCGGGTGTTCGTCTACGACTGTCCGGACGACGACGATGTCCGACACCTCGGACATCTCGTCAACCCGAAGCTGGTCGAGGCGGACGGCATCACCGTACGCGGCCCGGAGGGCTGCCTCTCGCTCCCCGGCATCGAGGCGGGCACCCCGCGCTTCGACCGGGCCGTCGTCGAGGGCGTGACCGTCGAGGGCGAGCCGGTACGGGTCACCGGGACCGGCTTCTTCGCCCGTTGCCTGCAGCACGAGTGCGATCATCTCGAAGGCACGGTCTACACGGACCGGCTGACCGGGTTGCGCCGGTCGAGGGCGCTGCGCGCGGCCCGCCGGGCGCCCTGGGCGCGGGGCGGCTGA
- a CDS encoding cupredoxin domain-containing protein, translating to MAHTVTATAGATNGKTFDTGDIAPGKTATFTAPAKPGTYPYLCTIHPYMKGALTVR from the coding sequence GTGGCCCATACGGTGACCGCCACCGCCGGTGCCACCAACGGGAAGACGTTCGACACCGGTGATATCGCGCCCGGGAAGACGGCCACGTTCACCGCTCCGGCCAAGCCCGGCACCTACCCGTACCTCTGCACCATTCATCCGTACATGAAGGGTGCGCTCACCGTTCGGTGA
- a CDS encoding 6-phosphofructokinase, translating into MRIGVLTSGGDCPGLNAVIRSVVHRAVVDHGDEVIGFHDGWKGLLECDYRKLDLDAVGGILARGGTILGSSRVQPAHLRGGVEQARGHVADLGLDVIIPIGGEGTLKAAHLLSEAGLPIVGVPKTIDNDIASTDVTFGFDTAVGVATEALDRLKTTAESHQRVLIVEVMGRHTGWIALHSGMAAGAHAIVVPERPFDIDELTEVVGRRFSAGKKFAIVVVAEGAKPREGSSMEIEQGTKDIYGHERFAGMATQLSSELEQRLGKEARPVILGHVQRGGTPTAYDRVLATRFGWHAVEAAHRGEFGKMTALRGTDIVMVPLGAAVETLKTVPAERYAEAECVL; encoded by the coding sequence ATGCGAATTGGTGTGCTCACCTCCGGCGGCGACTGCCCCGGCCTGAACGCCGTCATCCGTTCCGTCGTGCATCGCGCGGTGGTCGACCACGGCGACGAGGTCATCGGCTTCCACGACGGGTGGAAGGGTCTCCTCGAGTGCGACTACCGCAAGCTCGACCTCGACGCGGTCGGCGGCATTCTCGCCCGCGGCGGTACGATCCTCGGCTCCTCCCGGGTCCAGCCCGCTCATCTGCGGGGCGGCGTCGAGCAGGCCAGGGGCCATGTCGCCGACCTCGGTCTCGACGTGATCATCCCGATCGGCGGCGAGGGCACGCTGAAGGCGGCCCATCTGCTCTCCGAGGCGGGCCTGCCGATCGTCGGCGTACCGAAGACGATCGACAACGACATCGCCTCCACCGACGTGACCTTCGGCTTCGACACCGCCGTCGGTGTCGCCACGGAGGCGCTGGACCGGCTGAAGACGACCGCCGAATCGCACCAGCGGGTGCTGATCGTCGAGGTCATGGGCCGCCACACCGGCTGGATCGCCCTGCACTCGGGCATGGCGGCCGGCGCGCACGCCATCGTCGTGCCGGAGCGCCCCTTCGACATCGACGAGCTGACCGAGGTGGTCGGCAGGCGTTTCTCGGCCGGCAAGAAGTTCGCGATCGTCGTCGTCGCCGAGGGCGCCAAGCCCCGCGAGGGCTCGTCCATGGAGATCGAGCAGGGCACCAAGGACATCTACGGGCACGAGCGGTTCGCCGGCATGGCCACACAGCTCTCCTCCGAGCTGGAGCAGCGCCTCGGCAAGGAGGCCCGCCCGGTGATCCTCGGCCATGTGCAGCGCGGCGGAACGCCGACCGCGTACGACCGGGTGCTCGCCACCCGTTTCGGCTGGCACGCAGTGGAGGCCGCACACCGCGGCGAGTTCGGCAAGATGACGGCGCTGCGCGGCACGGACATCGTGATGGTGCCGTTGGGCGCTGCCGTGGAGACCCTGAAGACGGTCCCGGCCGAGCGGTACGCCGAGGCGGAATGCGTGCTCTGA
- a CDS encoding glutathione peroxidase, translating to MTLYDIPLRTLTGEPASLADYRGRAVLLVNVASKCGLTPQYAGLERLQNAYGDRGFTVLGVPCNQFAGQEPGSAEEIRSFCSTTYGVSFPLLEKTDVNGEGRHPLYAELTALADEDGEAGDVQWNFEKFLISPAGEPVARLRPRTEPEAPELIAAIEAQLPA from the coding sequence ATGACGCTGTACGACATCCCCCTGCGCACACTCACCGGCGAGCCCGCATCCCTGGCCGACTACCGCGGCCGGGCGGTCCTGTTGGTGAACGTCGCGTCGAAGTGCGGGCTCACCCCGCAGTACGCGGGCCTGGAACGGCTCCAGAACGCGTACGGGGACCGCGGCTTCACCGTGCTCGGTGTGCCGTGCAACCAGTTCGCCGGCCAGGAGCCGGGGAGCGCGGAGGAGATCCGGTCCTTCTGCTCGACGACGTACGGTGTCAGCTTCCCGCTGCTGGAGAAGACCGACGTGAACGGCGAGGGCCGCCACCCGCTCTACGCCGAGCTGACCGCTCTCGCGGACGAGGACGGCGAGGCCGGTGACGTCCAGTGGAACTTCGAGAAGTTCCTCATCTCACCGGCGGGCGAGCCGGTCGCGCGCCTCCGCCCGCGCACGGAGCCGGAGGCCCCGGAGCTCATCGCCGCGATCGAGGCCCAGCTGCCCGCCTGA
- a CDS encoding TetR family transcriptional regulator — protein sequence METTQQAERQRTAAESRRRELLEAADRVVLRDGPGASMNAIAAEAGITKPILYRHFGDKGGLYRALAKRHTDALLIALRTALDAPAERRRRVESTLDTYLAAIEARPQVYRFLMHPSDDSAPSTEQGFDVGRHSAPLLRRLGEELALVIAERVDLGPDSEAMARIWGHGIVGMMHAAGDWWLGERPCSREQLVRSLADLLWGRLADAGDRPGGPGF from the coding sequence ATGGAGACCACACAACAGGCCGAGCGGCAGCGGACAGCGGCCGAGAGCCGCCGCCGCGAGCTGCTCGAAGCCGCCGACCGCGTGGTGCTCAGGGACGGGCCGGGCGCCTCGATGAACGCCATCGCGGCGGAGGCCGGAATCACCAAGCCCATCCTCTACCGGCACTTCGGTGACAAGGGCGGCCTCTACCGCGCCCTCGCCAAGCGCCACACCGACGCCCTGCTGATCGCTCTGCGGACGGCGCTGGACGCACCGGCCGAGCGCCGTCGGCGCGTGGAGTCGACGCTCGACACGTATCTCGCGGCGATCGAGGCCCGCCCGCAGGTCTACCGCTTCCTGATGCACCCGTCCGACGACTCCGCGCCCTCGACGGAGCAGGGTTTCGACGTCGGGCGGCACTCCGCGCCACTGCTGCGCAGGCTCGGCGAGGAACTCGCCCTGGTCATCGCCGAGCGGGTCGACCTGGGCCCCGACAGCGAGGCCATGGCCCGCATCTGGGGCCACGGCATCGTCGGCATGATGCATGCCGCGGGCGACTGGTGGCTCGGCGAACGCCCTTGCTCCCGCGAGCAGTTGGTGCGCAGCCTGGCAGATCTGCTGTGGGGCAGGCTGGCCGACGCGGGCGACCGGCCCGGCGGCCCGGGGTTCTGA